In Candidatus Fusobacterium pullicola, a genomic segment contains:
- a CDS encoding ISL3 family transposase: LKIAAFNPRLRLKKQRFLCKNCSKSFIAETTFVNKFCCISNDIKLAITLELQKNISEKDIASNFNVSSNTVNRIINSFFKEHLPSKYFLPEALCFDENFIKNI; this comes from the coding sequence TTTAAAAATAGCTGCTTTTAACCCTCGTTTAAGATTGAAAAAACAAAGATTTCTTTGTAAAAATTGCTCTAAGTCTTTCATCGCAGAAACTACTTTTGTTAATAAATTTTGCTGTATTTCTAATGATATTAAATTAGCTATTACTCTTGAATTACAGAAAAATATTTCTGAAAAAGATATTGCTTCTAATTTTAACGTTTCCTCTAATACAGTCAATCGAATTATTAACTCTTTTTTCAAAGAGCATTTACCTAGCAAATATTTTTTACCAGAAGCTTTATGTTTTGATGAAAACTTCATTAAAAACATTTAA